Genomic segment of Panicum virgatum strain AP13 chromosome 9N, P.virgatum_v5, whole genome shotgun sequence:
gtttggttgcgcgtttggttgcgcgttgtaaaatttttgaaaagacatctttctacatttaaattactaaacatagactaatcacaaaaataattacataactcgtctgtaaatcgcgagacgaatctaatgagactaagtaatccgtcattagaggttatttactgtagcattaatatagcaatttagcatctaattacagcataattaggtttattagattcgtctcgccatttatagacagcagtcgcaatgtgttttttatttcgtctagatttaagtctccatgcaggtgccggaaattttttttggaatttggtattttgcaaccaaacacgggcTTAGATGGAGGGAAAAGGGGGTgtgaaaagtcacatcggacactgtagcatactgtagcacttttcgtttgtttgtggtaattgttgtcctaccatgacctaactaggctcaaaagattcgtctcgtcgtgtacatcaaaactatgcaattaatttttttatttacctacatttaatgctccatgcatgcgtcatttgctatatttaatgtttcgatgtgatgtcgatgtgatggaaagtttggaattgGGGGGGagttttttgggaactaaacacagccaatgaTCTTTGTAatcaggccgtgtttagttgcgctccgtaaagtttttgaaaaggcatctttctatgtttgaagtactaaacatagattaatcacaaaataaattacagaactcgtctgtaaatcgcgagacgaatgtaactagcctaattaatccatcattagagattgtttattgtagcattactgtagcaatttagcgtctgattacggcctaattaggttcattagattcgtctcgcgatttacgggcagcagtcgcaatgcgttttttatttcgtctagatttaagtcttgacggatttttttttggaattttgatttttggaactaaacggggaGATCCACTTCTCCGATGACAGCTTCAcatctctggccacatcaacAGCAACAATTACCCCTTCAGTATTCATGAGGCATAAATACGAAGCACAACAACATCTGACATGAGCCATAATTTGCATCCAAATACAGAGCaccatagaaaaaaaaaagggaataTACAGTTCCTAATGAAATGCAGAGCAAGAAACTGGATTTACATCCGAATTAAAGCACAACACCGATAACACTGCTGAAGATACAATTTTAGACATGGCGCACATGAAGTAATCTTTATTTAAGTAGTATTAAACATGCCTCAATATAATACAAAAAACACAAAGATCAACTCAGAATCAAAGATTGTTGGACCATCCCAACGCAACATTAACTCCTTGACTAAAATTCCATGTGATGCCGGACCGGCCTAATGACCTACGTGATTTAACAAAGGTCCACTTCATGATTGGAAATGCATGTGAATAGAAAGAAGAGGGTGCACATGCTCATTGCAATGGGACTCGTTAGTGCACAAGTTCAATTGGAAGCAGTGATCAGAATAACCTGCCATCTAGAATCATGTAGACCAACGGCCATTTAAAACTTAGCCGCTTAGATTCACATGTAAATTAACAACTAAGACCATAGTTAACCTTGACGTGTATATGAATGTGCGCTCATAGCCAACAGATGAAACATGTCTCTTGTTGTGTTGGTTTGTACTGGTGCTACTACATCGCAAGCAGGCCAAGAGCTTGCGAGCATGAGTCTTGTGACATCGTGCTGCTATGCGTTGGATGACCAAAGTTTAAATATCTGAATTTTACATGAACGTTTTCTTATAAGAAACAAATAACATAGTAACTTTTTTTTACTAAGATGCAGCAGACAACGGAGTAACTTTGATGCTGGACCTAATTGAGCTCTCATGGTTACTAACCACCTAAGTCGTTTGTGTTCCACACTGGTCAGACTAAAAAACCGTAGAATTGTATTCTTTTTTTACATGAACTCATTGTATGGGCTGCCTGAATTTTACATGAACTTTTTTAGAGACAGACGACAGAGTAACTTGTCTGATACAAGAGTTTGAACATTGTCGTGacacctttttttttgacattttGAAGAGAAGTTGCAGTTATGAGCTAGTAGATTTTATCTGAATAGTCTCCTACTTACATTTTCATTCTATTTCAGAACATTGCTATACATCATTTACATTTTGCACACGATCTACCAAAAAAGAATTGGTAACATCACTCTACTACTTTAGGTTGTGGTCTTGAGTGCTACTCCGTAATTTTGAAGGCAATTTTCCCTCCAAAAACACCGCCGAACGGATCAAAAGCACGGCGTGAGCACGTTGAGCAGCGACACCCTCGCGTTAACGAGCGCCCGGTACACCTGCTCGCAGCCGTCCTCTGCCGCCACGACGCACTCCTCCAGCCTCCGCAGCCGTTCCATGGCCGcctgcctctcctcctcctcctcgttgcAGCACTCCTCAAGAGGCACCTCTTTTGCACCGGGTCCGGATTCGCTTGCGGCGACGGCCAccgtacgccgccgccaccgaaggAGGTCGGCCACCCACCACACCGGCACGGCAGCCACCTTCGCCGGAGAGACCGCCAGCGGGGACGGCATTGCGCGCGAGGAcgacgaggtggaggcggaAGCGAGCCCGGCGAGGATggcggcggacgcggccgccgcggcgcacgTGGCGGCGGCTACGGCCTCGGCCACCGCGGCCTCGCTGGAGTCGGACGTCGCCGCGGCGAACGTGGAACGGTGGGCGATGCAGCGCAGCGTGGAGGCAAGGTGGGCGAGGTCGCGGTCCGACCGGCGCCTggcgcggagcgcggcggcgaggcgcgcggcgtcgcggcggcggagcgcggcgtgcgcctcggcgaggagctgcttGAGCGCCAGGAGCGCCTCGCGGAAGCAGCCGTGCGCGTCggccaggaggaggaggtcgtccAGGAGGCGCTCGGTCCACGGCGCCGTCTTGCTCCGGCGCTGGAGCGGGTCCTGCGCCTGCGGGTGGTGGAGCAGGTCGGTGAGCCCCGCGAGGAGGCGGCCCAGGTGCGCCACCCCGTCGCCGAGCCACGCCGGGCTGGCCTGCGCCGGCTCCTCCGCCCAGGCGATGAGCGCGTTGGCCGACTCGTGCAGGCCCGCGACGACGGGGTGGAAGCGGCCGGGCAGGCTGTTGGAGCGGACGCGGGAGTAAGAGAGCTTCTTGTGCCGcgtgcggcggagcaaggcggccTTGGGGACGCCGAGCGCGGTGAGCCGCCGGCGGAATCCCACTGCCATTTGGTCTGATTTGCTTTCCGGCGAGGTTCGGCTTGCAACGGTATGGGTTGTAGCTTGGTGTTTGACTTGGCGCCGGCCTTGGTGATGGTGTGTGGCAACTTGGATGGGCGCGGTTATATAGGAAGGGTAGCGCGCATGATTGGTAGAGCCCGCACGGGTGGGTTggccgcccctgcccctgcccctgccacTGCCATGAGCGGAGTGTATGGTGCAAGCTGACTGGCGGAGTGGGCACGttggattttctttttctcttttaccAACTGGTAGGGAAGCTTATGGAAGAAGGCAGACGGCTGGAAGCGGGAGGGAGGGTGCCGATGGCGATGGGACGAGGAGGCCCCGTGCGCGCAGTACTCCACCTGGATGTGGATGGAGCCCTGGTCCCCTTGCCAGTCCGTGGGCTCGCCCTGGCTGGTGGCGCCCGCCATCTGTGGCGCGGACACGTGCTCCCCAGTCGGCGGTGCCTGGGGCCCCGCGCCCGCTCGGCGCGCGCCGGCCCGCCCAATTCAATGCCGTCATGGCCGCGCGCGTCGGCGTCGCGCACCggacccgcccgcccgcccgcccgcccgccgagcTCCCCGATCCCCCTCGCCCACCCTCGCCATCCCTTGGCGGACGGGTGCACCGCACGACGTCGCGTCGAGGCCCCGGCTCGAGCGATCGGGACCTATGGCGCCGGTTGGCACGGGTGATCCATCCTGTATCTCGGGCGTTCAATGCGCGTCGCCCATCCATCCAATCCACCAGTCTCTCTCTGGGGGAGGGGCCGTACGGCAGGGATCGGTTCGTGCAAATCATTGGGAGCTTGCCAGCCTGctcgcctgcgacgccataccCTCGAGGCCTCGACCTCCATGAATTGGTGGTGGGGTTTCTTATCGGGTCTGAATCATTGGCGGTCGCATGGCGCCCATCTCTGAACCGATCCTACTGTTCCTTGTGCTCTTGTTCGGTTGGGATCCAAATTCAGATCGCCATCGTCATCGCACCGGTAGTACTATTTGTGTACGCCTGGCTCTGGCTCTGGAGCTCCTCCAGCGAGCAAGTCGCGACCTAGATGACCGTGCATTGCTTGTTCTCTTCTCTCCTCCGACACTCAATTCTTGGTGCCCCGTCACAATCTGTAAAGCCAAACAGGAAACCAAACAGGTACGCTTTTGTTTCCATTGCATTTCCTGTTCAGTTCGCAATctgccacttttttttttgttgccttTCAGTTAACTGAAAAGCCTCTCCAACTGCACGAGAGCGCAGAAGAGAATCTTATTACCAGCGCAGCAGCGCGCCGTCAGTACGATGCACACATGCTATTGCAGACCCAGGGCAAAATATAACTGAACTCTCCAACGGCCACCTGGTAATCTTATAAGCATATATACTAAGTACTCCAATAACCTTTGTTTAGGGAATCCTACAAGATACTCCTCCGAATAGGCAGCTGCTACTGCTAGATCGATCTACATCGATGCGTGGGACTAAAGAAATCTGAATCTCTGAGCCCCCGTGACGTGACCTACCAGGGACAATCAAGGGCATGATAAACAGGGGCGCACAATCAGATCAGATGCAGTGCACTGGCGTTGTATGTAGTTTAATGGAGGACAACTGTGTACTCCGATTAAAGATCATATCCACAAGTCCATCCATCTCTAAGCTCGATCTCAACCTGCTCCGAGTGGGGCCATCGTCGTCGAGGAAGGAACTGACGAAGGGCGCTGGCCGCTTCTTCTTCCAGCAGCATTCGTCGCTGTCAGCCTGTCACTGGAAGGGCGACAGAGTTGGATGGTGCCAAAACCATCGGTGACACGCGCTGCGGTCAATCCGAGCGAGCTTTCGAGCAACGATATATATGCTGGCGATCATCGACTCTCGAGTGTGTGACGATGTGGAT
This window contains:
- the LOC120689401 gene encoding uncharacterized protein LOC120689401, which gives rise to MAVGFRRRLTALGVPKAALLRRTRHKKLSYSRVRSNSLPGRFHPVVAGLHESANALIAWAEEPAQASPAWLGDGVAHLGRLLAGLTDLLHHPQAQDPLQRRSKTAPWTERLLDDLLLLADAHGCFREALLALKQLLAEAEAAVAEAVAAATCAAAAASAAILAGLASASTSSSSRAMPSPLAVSPAKVAAVPVWWVADLLRWRRRTVAVAASESGPGAKEVPLEECCNEEEEERQAAMERLRRLEECVVAAEDGCEQVYRALVNARVSLLNVLTPCF